Within the Balneola sp. MJW-20 genome, the region AATGAGAAAAGAAGCATATAATATGTTCAAGGAAAAATATGACGCTGAAAACAATGCTTTGAAATTAGTGCATCTTTTTAATTCATCTGTATGATACGATGATTAATAGTAATAGTTTTTCTTGCTTAATTTTACTAGGAATTTTTATTTCATAAAAAAAACAATAACTAAGATCTATTGGTTATGTTTCCCGGTTTCAGATAAAAGCACTTAAATGTCTAAAATAACTATCATTAACTACGGCGCAGGAAATCTCCTCTCAGTAAATAATATGCTTAAAAAAGCAGGTGCCAGAGATGCGCTTATTACTGACAAAAAAGAAGACATTGTAAAGGCCGAGAAGTTGATACTTCCAGGCGTGGGTCATTTTGATTATGGGATGCAGGAGCTGAATGAAAGTGGTTTAATTCCGATATTAGAGCAACGAGTGTTAACTGAAAAAATACCCATCCTAGGAATTTGTTTGGGAGCGCAATTGATGACGGAATTCAGTGAAGAGGGAAACATAAATGGATTGGGTTGGGTAAACGGAAAAACGATAGCTTTTGACAAGACGAAGCTGCCCAGCGGCTATAAAATTCCGCACATGGGCTGGAATGATATTTTTGAGAATAAAGAAACCCCACTTTTTCAAGCAGTGCCAGAGAACCCAAGGTTCTACTTTGTGCATTCCTACCACCTTGAAATGGAAAACGAAAAGGATGTTTGGTTAACTGCAAATTATGGATACGATTTTTGTGCAGCTTACCAAAAAGAAAACATCTATGCGTGTCAATTTCATCCGGAGAAAAGCCATAAATTTGGGCTCCAACTTATGAAAA harbors:
- the hisH gene encoding imidazole glycerol phosphate synthase subunit HisH → MSKITIINYGAGNLLSVNNMLKKAGARDALITDKKEDIVKAEKLILPGVGHFDYGMQELNESGLIPILEQRVLTEKIPILGICLGAQLMTEFSEEGNINGLGWVNGKTIAFDKTKLPSGYKIPHMGWNDIFENKETPLFQAVPENPRFYFVHSYHLEMENEKDVWLTANYGYDFCAAYQKENIYACQFHPEKSHKFGLQLMKNFIAL